Proteins encoded within one genomic window of Spodoptera frugiperda isolate SF20-4 chromosome 7, AGI-APGP_CSIRO_Sfru_2.0, whole genome shotgun sequence:
- the LOC118266502 gene encoding tenascin-X isoform X1: protein MSKRFKFNVLLSGYQNFNDVFAAQGSRIYNGFSRLVIPKPLPMPRPDCKYYQQDYVKRTTRDLVRLVLSEPLKNATLTHKISHGPLTANWLTTLRAYLIVSQGFCLSWRSSFDFYYEVKKPTCPPPPPKIGKNCEPKEKPPICPEPKCGDDPCGKKWKPNPCESNPCSRKCTFTLPMKLCRFYCKGCPNRSGGDGGKSKCGGGGGSPKKPTCGSKKTSGGGTCAKRKKYGGGTCGSKKKPASVTCGARKKPAGGTCGARKKPTGGTCGAPKKPAGGTCGAKKKPAGGTCGAKKKPAGGTCGAKKKPAGGTCGTRKKPAGGSCGSKSKKPKCGK, encoded by the exons atgtctAAACGTTTCAAATTTAATGTGTTACTATCGGgatatcaaaattttaatgaCGTTTTTGCGGCACAGGGATCAAGAATTTATAATGGATTCTCTAGATTAGTCATACCGAAGCCACTACCGATGCCTCGACCGGACTGTAAATACTACCAACAGGACTATGTGAAAAGAACTACACGAGACTTGGTTAGACTCGTTCTTTCAGAACCACTGAAAAACGCAACATTGACTCACAAAATTTCGCATGGTCCACTAACTGCAAACTGGCTTACAACA TTGCGCGCCTACCTAATTGTTTCGCAAGGATTCTGTTTGTCATGGCGATCCTCGTTCGATTTCTATTATGAGGTTAAGAAACCAACGTGTCCTCCTCCTCCACCCAAAATTGGAAAAAATTGTGAACCAAAAGAAAAGCCTCCTATTTGCCCCGAGCCCAAATGCGGTGACGACCCCTGCGGCAAAAAGTGGAAGCCAAATCCATGCGAATCAAATCCATGCTCACGGAAGTGCACCTTTACTCTCCCTATGAAACTATGCAGATTCTATTGTAAAGGATGTCCCAATAGAAGCGGTGGCGATGGAGGTAAATCAAAGTGTGGAGGTGGAGGTGGAAGTCCCAAAAAACCAACTTGTGGTAGCAAAAAGACATCTGGCGGTGGTACTTGTgctaaaagaaagaaatatggCGGCGGTACCTGTGGTAGCAAAAAGAAGCCTGCCAGTGTTACTTGTGGTGCTAGAAAGAAACCTGCCGGTGGTACGTGTGGTGCTAGAAAGAAACCTACCGGTGGTACTTGTGGTGCTCCAAAGAAACCTGCCGGTGGTACTTGTGGCGCTAAAAAGAAACCTGCCGGTGGTACTTGTGGCGCTAAAAAGAAACCTGCCGGTGGTACTTGTGGCGCTAAAAAGAAACCTGCCGGTGGTACTTGTGGCACTAGAAA